One part of the Nymphaea colorata isolate Beijing-Zhang1983 chromosome 8, ASM883128v2, whole genome shotgun sequence genome encodes these proteins:
- the LOC116259064 gene encoding uncharacterized protein LOC116259064 isoform X1: protein MVLEHKKRPFCEDESCQLTSKKHAGQLECNNRLPTFEEIFQCNNLPHELFDSGVKWPLRCEDNNMLVADTFIGSVVPGGRVSQNKGVHDIFSSSFPPTTDTSGVPSNQINAFRGHEVGCDSPVEESGTCGLHDYCSRHVLTRIKEPEFALLDYYPRKPVAIGPDHQAHVPVWEPELLNSPFSSRKMDIVFEEDDQRKMGSCIIQMPDMESDSYHDKNIGSSRVHCTCLDQGSVRCVRQHIAEEKEKLKSLLGQNILMELGFDEMGEDVARRWSMDEVNLFQEVVYSNPVSMGKNFWAELSLAFPARSKKELVSYYFNVFILGKRTLQNRWETCDVDSDNDEWQGGDYNELAESEEDEDSVMESEAVDHDELTSVYHVCENEEEYDDDDDDDDDDGEEEGIEGNEKWEEEEEEEEAVTEDVSGELDAQNCFTNSPDGGCVSGLDIHLDEANQDRCTDAQDTRNASSVPCECCHHGNDFQTAIDTSAMPCPCPEATVKAQGNMAEARTCGNKESGGVFGEGFLCEHPCDSKIWDIGFVSMSGKDVDILPTCSMMKEVFGDEAWNNEVLRDSSRIS from the exons ATGGTTCTTGAGCATAAGAAGCGGCCATTTTGTGAGGATGAGTCATGCCAACTTACTTCCAAGAAGCATGCTGGGCAGTTGGAATGCAACAATCGTCTGCCTACTTTTGAAGAAATCTTCCAGTGCAACAATTTACCTCATGAGCTATTTGATTCAG GTGTTAAATGGCCTTTAAGATGTGAAGACAACAATATGCTCGTAGCTGATACCTTCATTGGGTCTGTGGTTCCAGGTGGAAGAGTATCCCAGAACAAGGGTGTTCATGACATTTTTAGTTCCTCCTTCCCACCCACCACCGATACTTCTGGAGTTCCTAGTAACCAGATCAATGCCTTCCGTGGACATGAAGTGGGCTGTGATTCGCCAGTAGAGGAATCAGGAACCTGTGGCCTGCATGACTATTGCTCAAGACATGTTTTAACACGCATCAAGGAGCCTGAATTTGCATTGCTTGATTATTATCCTCGGAAACCTGTAGCCATTGGGCCTGATCATCAAGCACATGTGCCTGTATGGGAGCCAGAGCTTCTGAATTCACCATTCTCTTCAAGAAAGATGGATATTGTGTTTGAGGAAGATGATCAGAGGAAAATGGGTTCTTGTATAATCCAAATGCCTGACATGGAATCAGATTCTTACCATGACAAAAATATTGGGAGCAGTAGAGTTCACTGTACCTGCCTCGACCAAGGATCTGTGAGGTGTGTCAGACAGCACATAgcagaagagaaggaaaagctGAAGTCACTTCTTGGGCAAAATATATTAATGGAGTTGGGGTTTGATGAGATGGGGGAGGATGTTGCAAGACGCTGGAGCATGGACGAAGTAAACTTGTTCCAGGAAGTTGTCTATTCAAATCCTGTGTCAATGggaaaaaatttttgggctgaacTCTCTCTAGCATTCCCCGCAAGGTCCAAGAAAGAATTAGTCAGttattattttaatgtctttatCCTTGGCAAAAGAACTCTTCAGAATCGATGGGAGACTTGTGATGTTGACAGTGATAATGATGAGTGGCAGGGCGGTGATTATAATGAGTTAGCAGAatcagaagaagatgaagattctGTTATGGAGTCTGAAGCAGTTGATCATGATGAGCTCACTTCTGTCTATCATGTTTGTGAGAATGAGGAAgaatatgatgatgatgatgatgatgatgatgatgatggtgaggaGGAAGGAATTGAGGGGAATGAAAaatgggaggaggaggaggaggaggaggaggctgTGACTGAAGATGTTTCTGGAGAACTTGATGCCCAAAACTGTTTTACAAACTCACCTGATGGTGGTTGTGTTTCTGGTCTAGATATCCATCTTGATGAAGCAAATCAGGACAGATGTACAGATGCTCAAGACACACGCAATGCGTCTTCTGTGCCATGTGAGTGTTGCCATCATGGCAATGATTTCCAAACTGCTATAGATACTTCAGCTATGCCATGTCCATGTCCTGAAGCTACTGTCAAGGCTCAAGGTAATATGGCTGAAGCACGTACATGTGGCAACAAGGAGTCTGGTGGTGTGTTTGGGGAAGGGTTCCTCTGTGAACATCCTTGTGATTCAAAGATCTGGGATATTGGGTTTGTTTCAATGTCTGGGAAAGATGTTGACATCCTACCTACCTGTAGTATGATGAAGGAAGTGTTTGGTGATGAAGCCTGGAATAATGAGGTGCTGAGGGACAGTTCTAGAATCAGCTAG
- the LOC116259028 gene encoding UDP-glucose 6-dehydrogenase 4: MVKICCLGAGYVGGPTMAVIALKCPKIEVVVVDISVARISAWNSDQLPIYEPGLDDVVKSCRGRNLFFSTDIEKHISEADIIFVSVNTPTKTRGLGAGKAADLTYWESAARMIADVSTSDKIVVEKSTVPVKTAEAIEKILTHNRKGINFQILSNPEFLAEGTAIQDLFQPDRVLIGGRETPDGRKAVQALKEVYAHWVPEDRIITTNLWSAELTKLAANAFLAQRISSTNAMSALCEATGADITEVSHAVGKDSRIGPKFLNASVGFGGSCFQKDILNLVYICECNGLPEVANYWKQVIKINDYQKSRFVNRVVSSMFNTVAGKKIAVLGFAFKKDTGDTRETPAIDVCNGLLGDKANVSIYDPQVTEDQIQRDLSMKKFDWDHPIHLQPRSPTAVKQVSVVWDAYEATKDAHAICILTEWDEFKNLDYQKIYDNMQKPAFVFDGRNVVDTEHLRNIGFIVYSIGKPLDPWLKDMPVMA, encoded by the coding sequence ATGGTGAAGATCTGCTGCCTTGGTGCTGGCTATGTTGGTGGCCCAACCATGGCCGTGATTGCCCTGAAGTGCCCAAAAATTGAAGTGGTTGTAGTTGATATATCTGTAGCTCGGATATCTGCCTGGAATTCTGATCAACTTCCGATCTATGAGCCAGGCCTTGACGATGTTGTCAAGAGTTGCAGGGGGAGGAACCTTTTCTTCAGCACTGACATAGAGAAGCATATCTCCGAAGCTGACATAATATTTGTCTCTGTCAATACACCTACAAAAACCAGAGGTCTTGGAGCTGGCAAGGCAGCTGATCTCACATACTGGGAGAGTGCTGCTCGCATGATAGCTGATGTCTCAACATCTGACAAGATTGTGGTTGAGAAATCAACAGTGCCAGTTAAGACTGCAGAAGCAATCGAGAAGATCCTCACCCACAATCGCAAAGGCATAAACTTTCAGATCCTCTCAAACCCTGAATTTCTGGCAGAAGGCACAGCAATTCAAGATCTCTTTCAGCCTGACAGGGTGCTGATTGGTGGGCGGGAGACACCTGATGGCAGGAAAGCCGTGCAGGCTCTCAAAGAAGTTTATGCGCACTGGGTCCCTGAAGATAGGATCATCACCACCAATCTGTGGTCAGCTGAGTTGACTAAGCTGGCTGCCAATGCCTTCTTGGCACAGAGGATCTCCTCTACGAATGCAATGTCTGCACTTTGTGAAGCCACAGGAGCAGATATTACAGAAGTTTCCCATGCTGTGGGGAAGGATTCAAGAATTGGTCCGAAGTTCTTGAATGCTAGTGTTGGATTTGGTGGATCATGCTTCCAGAAGGACATCCTGAACCTGGTATACATCTGTGAGTGCAACGGCTTGCCTGAGGTTGCTAATTATTGGAAGCAGGTCATCAAGATCAATGACTACCAGAAGAGCCGGTTCGTTAACCGGGTAGTTTCGTCCATGTTCAACACTGTTGCTGGTAAAAAAATTGCGGTTCTCGGCTTTGCATTCAAGAAAGACACAGGAGACACCAGGGAGACACCTGCAATTGATGTCTGCAATGGCCTTCTTGGTGACAAGGCAAACGTCAGCATCTATGATCCTCAAGTGACTGAGGATCAGATCCAAAGGGACCTTTCCATGAAGAAATTTGACTGGGACCATCCAATTCATCTGCAGCCAAGAAGCCCCACTGCCGTCAAGCAGGTGAGTGTTGTGTGGGATGCATATGAAGCAACAAAGGATGCACATGCCATCTGCATCTTAACTGAGTGGGATGAGTTCAAGAACCTAGATTACCAAAAGATCTATGATAACATGCAGAAGCCTGCATTCGTGTTTGATGGCCGAAATGTTGTTGACACTGAGCACCTGAGGAACATTGGTTTCATAGTTTACTCAATTGGCAAGCCGCTGGATCCATGGCTCAAGGACATGCCTGTTATGGCATAG
- the LOC116259064 gene encoding uncharacterized protein LOC116259064 isoform X2, translating to MVLEHKKRPFCEDESCQLTSKKHAGQLECNNRLPTFEEIFQCNNLPHELFDSGGRVSQNKGVHDIFSSSFPPTTDTSGVPSNQINAFRGHEVGCDSPVEESGTCGLHDYCSRHVLTRIKEPEFALLDYYPRKPVAIGPDHQAHVPVWEPELLNSPFSSRKMDIVFEEDDQRKMGSCIIQMPDMESDSYHDKNIGSSRVHCTCLDQGSVRCVRQHIAEEKEKLKSLLGQNILMELGFDEMGEDVARRWSMDEVNLFQEVVYSNPVSMGKNFWAELSLAFPARSKKELVSYYFNVFILGKRTLQNRWETCDVDSDNDEWQGGDYNELAESEEDEDSVMESEAVDHDELTSVYHVCENEEEYDDDDDDDDDDGEEEGIEGNEKWEEEEEEEEAVTEDVSGELDAQNCFTNSPDGGCVSGLDIHLDEANQDRCTDAQDTRNASSVPCECCHHGNDFQTAIDTSAMPCPCPEATVKAQGNMAEARTCGNKESGGVFGEGFLCEHPCDSKIWDIGFVSMSGKDVDILPTCSMMKEVFGDEAWNNEVLRDSSRIS from the exons ATGGTTCTTGAGCATAAGAAGCGGCCATTTTGTGAGGATGAGTCATGCCAACTTACTTCCAAGAAGCATGCTGGGCAGTTGGAATGCAACAATCGTCTGCCTACTTTTGAAGAAATCTTCCAGTGCAACAATTTACCTCATGAGCTATTTGATTCAG GTGGAAGAGTATCCCAGAACAAGGGTGTTCATGACATTTTTAGTTCCTCCTTCCCACCCACCACCGATACTTCTGGAGTTCCTAGTAACCAGATCAATGCCTTCCGTGGACATGAAGTGGGCTGTGATTCGCCAGTAGAGGAATCAGGAACCTGTGGCCTGCATGACTATTGCTCAAGACATGTTTTAACACGCATCAAGGAGCCTGAATTTGCATTGCTTGATTATTATCCTCGGAAACCTGTAGCCATTGGGCCTGATCATCAAGCACATGTGCCTGTATGGGAGCCAGAGCTTCTGAATTCACCATTCTCTTCAAGAAAGATGGATATTGTGTTTGAGGAAGATGATCAGAGGAAAATGGGTTCTTGTATAATCCAAATGCCTGACATGGAATCAGATTCTTACCATGACAAAAATATTGGGAGCAGTAGAGTTCACTGTACCTGCCTCGACCAAGGATCTGTGAGGTGTGTCAGACAGCACATAgcagaagagaaggaaaagctGAAGTCACTTCTTGGGCAAAATATATTAATGGAGTTGGGGTTTGATGAGATGGGGGAGGATGTTGCAAGACGCTGGAGCATGGACGAAGTAAACTTGTTCCAGGAAGTTGTCTATTCAAATCCTGTGTCAATGggaaaaaatttttgggctgaacTCTCTCTAGCATTCCCCGCAAGGTCCAAGAAAGAATTAGTCAGttattattttaatgtctttatCCTTGGCAAAAGAACTCTTCAGAATCGATGGGAGACTTGTGATGTTGACAGTGATAATGATGAGTGGCAGGGCGGTGATTATAATGAGTTAGCAGAatcagaagaagatgaagattctGTTATGGAGTCTGAAGCAGTTGATCATGATGAGCTCACTTCTGTCTATCATGTTTGTGAGAATGAGGAAgaatatgatgatgatgatgatgatgatgatgatgatggtgaggaGGAAGGAATTGAGGGGAATGAAAaatgggaggaggaggaggaggaggaggaggctgTGACTGAAGATGTTTCTGGAGAACTTGATGCCCAAAACTGTTTTACAAACTCACCTGATGGTGGTTGTGTTTCTGGTCTAGATATCCATCTTGATGAAGCAAATCAGGACAGATGTACAGATGCTCAAGACACACGCAATGCGTCTTCTGTGCCATGTGAGTGTTGCCATCATGGCAATGATTTCCAAACTGCTATAGATACTTCAGCTATGCCATGTCCATGTCCTGAAGCTACTGTCAAGGCTCAAGGTAATATGGCTGAAGCACGTACATGTGGCAACAAGGAGTCTGGTGGTGTGTTTGGGGAAGGGTTCCTCTGTGAACATCCTTGTGATTCAAAGATCTGGGATATTGGGTTTGTTTCAATGTCTGGGAAAGATGTTGACATCCTACCTACCTGTAGTATGATGAAGGAAGTGTTTGGTGATGAAGCCTGGAATAATGAGGTGCTGAGGGACAGTTCTAGAATCAGCTAG